In a genomic window of Candidatus Competibacteraceae bacterium:
- a CDS encoding polysaccharide biosynthesis tyrosine autokinase: MNNSELPIYESTIQSNASQSLIERAAARIGPVAAFESPMGAAETRNAEIDLRELWRVIVNRRWTIILITLLFLLIVWAAVYLMTPTYRASLTLQIDREDIKVVKIEEVTPVESAGSGLDYYQTQYELLKSRNLAQRVIDQLDLSNKQPKKSLLSQIKGSLKEWLGIGKSEQRVETLSEAARKEAVLSAFLRNLTVDPVRNSRLVKLRYDSPDPQLAATILNALAKAYVDFNLERRFDASAYARNFLQERLQQVKTRLEESEREMVEFATKQGIVNVSGNENQNIVAQRLTEINSGLATAEKQRSAAEAIYRKMLDTRGHGLSQVLDSKIIQTLKDSKAKLEAQYQEKLSLYKPAYPAMVQLREQIDQLDRQINQEVANIRGAITATYEAAKTEEALLRANLNQSKRDVLELQGRSIQLSILRREVDTNRELYNGLLQRFKEIGAAAGIGTNNISLVDEATPPIFPYKPNLPLYTLLALGIGLLSGIGLAFLREHFDDTFKQPEDVEKLLGLPVLGIVPWLSQKRSETRPLALIGYDDPCSPLAEAYRSLGATLSFSTTSGVPRSLAVTSATIGEGKSTSVLNLGIQFARAGKKVLLIDADLRNPSLHRVLELNNEVGLTNLLTGDQARSVNIAKPTQIPDLFVIPSGPMSPNPAELLAGSKMADLLALASEKFDQVLVDSPPVMGLADALILGNLCDGMLLSVDMTHTQRDYVRAACKRLRSARVRLIGVILTKIQLRHGSYGYYHDSRYYGASRLLPGG; this comes from the coding sequence ATGAACAACTCTGAATTACCGATTTATGAAAGCACTATCCAATCCAATGCCAGCCAATCGCTGATCGAGCGAGCAGCGGCACGAATAGGGCCGGTTGCTGCGTTTGAATCCCCAATGGGCGCGGCCGAAACTAGAAACGCCGAGATCGATCTTCGTGAATTATGGCGTGTCATTGTCAATAGGCGCTGGACTATTATTCTGATTACACTACTGTTTCTGCTCATTGTGTGGGCAGCAGTCTATCTGATGACGCCTACTTACCGGGCTAGCCTGACTCTGCAAATTGATCGAGAGGATATCAAAGTCGTCAAGATTGAAGAGGTGACTCCGGTTGAATCAGCGGGTTCTGGATTGGATTACTATCAAACCCAATATGAACTGCTCAAAAGCCGCAACTTGGCCCAGCGGGTGATCGATCAATTGGATTTGAGCAATAAGCAGCCTAAAAAATCGCTATTGTCGCAAATCAAAGGCTCGTTAAAGGAGTGGTTGGGGATAGGAAAATCAGAACAGAGAGTGGAGACGCTCTCCGAAGCTGCCCGCAAAGAGGCCGTACTTAGCGCTTTTTTACGCAATTTAACTGTCGATCCGGTGCGCAATTCACGGCTAGTCAAGTTACGTTACGATAGCCCTGACCCTCAGTTAGCGGCGACCATTCTTAACGCCTTGGCGAAAGCTTACGTTGACTTCAACCTTGAGCGCCGATTCGACGCTTCGGCTTATGCGCGCAATTTTCTACAAGAACGCCTACAACAAGTTAAAACACGCTTGGAAGAGTCGGAACGGGAAATGGTTGAGTTTGCCACCAAACAGGGCATCGTCAACGTCAGTGGCAATGAAAACCAAAACATTGTTGCTCAGCGGTTGACGGAGATCAATTCGGGATTGGCGACGGCAGAAAAGCAACGCTCCGCCGCTGAAGCAATCTATCGGAAAATGCTTGACACTCGCGGTCATGGGCTTAGCCAAGTATTGGATAGCAAGATCATTCAAACTCTTAAAGACTCTAAAGCCAAATTGGAAGCCCAATACCAAGAAAAGCTGAGTCTTTATAAACCAGCTTATCCAGCAATGGTACAACTGCGCGAACAAATCGATCAGCTTGACCGGCAAATTAATCAGGAAGTCGCCAATATTCGTGGAGCAATTACCGCAACCTACGAGGCGGCTAAGACAGAGGAAGCGTTGCTGCGAGCCAATCTCAATCAAAGCAAGCGGGATGTCTTGGAACTACAGGGTCGCAGCATTCAACTCAGTATTTTACGCCGAGAAGTTGACACCAACCGCGAGCTTTATAACGGCCTGTTACAGCGCTTTAAGGAAATTGGAGCAGCGGCTGGAATCGGCACTAATAATATTTCGTTAGTCGATGAAGCCACTCCGCCGATTTTTCCCTATAAACCAAACTTACCTTTATACACTTTACTGGCGTTGGGAATCGGTTTGTTAAGTGGTATCGGCTTAGCATTCTTGCGAGAGCATTTCGACGACACCTTTAAGCAACCTGAAGACGTTGAAAAATTACTGGGTCTGCCGGTGCTAGGCATAGTGCCTTGGCTCTCACAAAAGCGGAGCGAAACCCGCCCTCTTGCTTTAATAGGATACGATGATCCGTGCTCGCCGCTTGCCGAAGCCTATCGCTCCTTAGGTGCCACTTTAAGCTTTTCCACGACTAGCGGCGTACCACGATCACTAGCGGTAACCAGCGCCACGATTGGAGAAGGTAAGAGCACCTCCGTGCTTAATCTAGGGATCCAATTCGCGCGAGCCGGTAAGAAAGTACTGCTCATCGATGCTGACTTACGTAACCCGTCATTGCATCGGGTCTTGGAATTAAACAACGAGGTGGGTTTGACCAATCTTCTTACCGGCGATCAGGCTCGGTCGGTAAATATCGCCAAACCGACGCAGATTCCCGATCTATTTGTCATCCCGTCAGGACCGATGTCTCCTAACCCCGCCGAGTTGTTGGCCGGCTCCAAGATGGCTGACTTATTGGCGCTGGCAAGCGAGAAATTTGATCAAGTGCTGGTCGATAGCCCCCCGGTAATGGGTTTGGCCGACGCGCTCATTTTGGGCAATTTGTGCGACGGTATGCTATTGAGCGTTGATATGACCCACACTCAGCGTGATTATGTACGAGCCGCATGCAAACGCCTGCGCAGTGCGCGAGTCCGCTTGATCGGAGTGATTTTGACCAAAATTCAGCTCCGTCACGGCTCTTATGGCTATTACCACGACTCACGCTATTATGGTGCTTCTCGTTTGTTGCCAGGAGGTTAA
- a CDS encoding polysaccharide export protein, producing MTGLALLTISLLLGACANNQNAAGASPPTASGSASAPPSFAQSASSSEDYRIGAQDLLELQVFGAPDLNRTVRVNSRGLISLPLIGMVQAGGLTSEQLESSLAEKLSKQYLQSPQVSVFIKEYTSQRVTVEGAVKKPGVYPLKGKATLLQTLAIAEGLTTVANPNDIKVLRTDQQTGSRTTLIFDLEKIRIGELRDPDVRNDDIVQVSESTGKAVAKELIEFILPFRLLSPAF from the coding sequence GTGACCGGTCTAGCCCTACTGACGATATCGCTGCTTTTAGGTGCTTGCGCCAATAACCAAAACGCTGCGGGCGCAAGCCCTCCAACAGCCAGCGGATCGGCCAGCGCCCCCCCAAGTTTCGCTCAGTCCGCATCGAGCTCCGAAGACTACCGGATCGGCGCCCAGGACTTACTGGAGCTTCAAGTATTCGGAGCGCCCGACCTTAACCGTACCGTTCGAGTCAATTCGCGCGGGTTGATTTCCTTGCCCCTGATCGGCATGGTGCAAGCCGGTGGACTGACCAGCGAGCAACTGGAATCTTCCCTCGCTGAGAAGCTTTCAAAACAATACTTACAAAGCCCGCAAGTCAGCGTATTTATCAAAGAGTATACAAGCCAGCGCGTCACGGTCGAAGGCGCTGTTAAAAAACCGGGCGTCTATCCGCTCAAGGGCAAGGCCACGCTGCTGCAAACGCTCGCTATCGCCGAGGGTCTAACTACCGTGGCGAATCCAAACGACATCAAGGTCTTGCGAACCGACCAGCAAACGGGCAGCCGCACTACCCTGATATTTGATCTAGAAAAAATTCGTATCGGCGAATTGCGGGATCCCGATGTGCGAAATGACGATATCGTGCAGGTTTCTGAATCCACTGGCAAAGCAGTCGCCAAGGAATTAATTGAATTCATCCTTCCCTTTCGTCTTTTGAGTCCCGCTTTTTGA
- the dsbD gene encoding protein-disulfide reductase DsbD — translation MRRSQRPWPWLPIVLLALLAGPATGGLFDRFGSASRERVLSADQAFQLTVNPLDASLIEARWIIAPDYYLYRDKFQLSLPDAQGVGITALEVPSGEPKDDPYFGRQEVFHNEAVIVARLRRDSAHEQTVRIKVDYQGCAEIGVCYPPLSQIVTVNLPTSRPQPTASPLATEPRADPAAATAQAAQAVVRVENSNIAPPAVPPPFTQTGPRLASNEPEQDRLARLLSEQRFWAIPAFFGFGLLLAFTPCVFPMIPILSGLIVGQGARLTRQKAILLSLIYVLAMACAYTIVGLLAALLGQNIQAWFQNPWVVGLFSGLFILLALSMFGLYDLQLPAYLQNRLVDWSNRQRGGHYLGVAVMGLLSALIVGPCVAPPLIGALTFITVTGDLLLGGVALFALSLGMGLPLLLIGASTGHWLPHAGHWMERIKLVFGVLLLAVAIWLLERILPAAVVMVLWATLLIMTATYMGALQPLIQGAPAWRSLVKGLGLVLLVYGVLLLVGVAAGGRDPWQPLRGASFITHTTHQLPAPLFRPIKTVADVDEALQATAGRPALLDFYADWCASCKEMERYTFSDPDVLATLTAIVVLRADVTANDAADRDLLKRFGVVGPPALLFFGPDGGERRDHRVVGFIEADAFNKHLQSMLGQGG, via the coding sequence ATGAGGCGTTCCCAACGCCCGTGGCCCTGGTTGCCGATCGTGCTGCTCGCACTGCTGGCGGGACCCGCCACGGGTGGCCTATTCGACCGCTTCGGTAGCGCTTCGCGGGAGCGCGTCCTCTCCGCCGATCAAGCATTCCAACTTACCGTCAACCCGCTGGATGCCTCGCTGATCGAAGCTCGCTGGATCATTGCGCCCGATTATTACCTGTACCGCGATAAATTCCAGCTCAGCTTGCCAGATGCCCAAGGCGTTGGAATCACCGCTCTTGAAGTGCCTTCCGGCGAACCGAAAGACGATCCCTACTTTGGCCGGCAAGAGGTCTTTCATAACGAGGCGGTGATCGTGGCCCGCTTGCGGCGCGACAGCGCGCACGAGCAAACCGTCCGCATCAAGGTGGACTATCAAGGTTGCGCTGAGATCGGCGTCTGCTATCCCCCCTTGAGCCAGATCGTAACGGTCAACTTGCCAACATCGCGGCCCCAGCCGACGGCCAGCCCGCTCGCGACAGAGCCGCGAGCTGATCCGGCCGCCGCGACCGCGCAAGCGGCGCAAGCGGTGGTGCGGGTCGAAAATTCAAACATCGCTCCCCCGGCCGTCCCTCCTCCCTTCACCCAAACGGGACCGCGACTCGCCAGCAACGAACCCGAACAAGACCGGTTGGCGCGGTTGCTGAGCGAACAGCGCTTCTGGGCGATCCCGGCTTTCTTTGGCTTTGGCCTGTTGCTGGCGTTCACGCCCTGCGTGTTTCCGATGATTCCGATTCTATCGGGTTTGATCGTCGGCCAAGGCGCTCGCTTGACGCGGCAAAAGGCGATACTGCTCTCGCTGATCTACGTATTGGCGATGGCCTGCGCCTATACCATCGTCGGCCTGCTGGCGGCGCTGCTGGGTCAGAACATTCAGGCTTGGTTCCAAAATCCGTGGGTGGTCGGCCTCTTCAGCGGGCTGTTTATATTGCTGGCGCTCTCCATGTTCGGGCTATACGACCTGCAACTGCCGGCCTACTTGCAAAACCGTTTGGTCGATTGGAGCAATCGCCAGCGCGGGGGCCATTATCTCGGGGTAGCGGTCATGGGCCTCCTGTCGGCCTTGATCGTCGGTCCTTGCGTCGCTCCGCCCCTCATCGGCGCTTTGACATTCATTACGGTCACCGGCGATCTTCTGTTAGGTGGTGTGGCTTTGTTTGCCCTGAGTCTGGGTATGGGGCTGCCGTTATTGTTGATCGGTGCCTCCACCGGTCACTGGCTGCCGCACGCCGGCCACTGGATGGAGCGCATCAAGTTAGTATTTGGAGTGCTGCTGCTGGCGGTCGCGATCTGGCTGCTGGAGCGCATTCTGCCAGCAGCGGTCGTCATGGTACTTTGGGCGACCCTGCTCATCATGACCGCCACCTATATGGGAGCGTTACAACCGCTGATCCAAGGCGCGCCCGCTTGGCGGAGCCTGGTCAAGGGGCTGGGGCTGGTGCTGTTGGTTTACGGCGTTTTACTGTTGGTCGGTGTAGCGGCCGGAGGCCGAGATCCCTGGCAACCACTGCGCGGCGCCAGCTTCATCACCCATACTACCCACCAACTTCCTGCACCGCTATTCCGCCCGATCAAAACCGTGGCCGATGTCGATGAAGCCTTACAGGCTACCGCCGGCCGGCCGGCATTGTTGGATTTCTACGCTGACTGGTGTGCGAGTTGCAAAGAGATGGAGCGCTATACCTTCAGCGATCCTGATGTGCTGGCGACCCTGACCGCTATAGTGGTGCTACGAGCAGACGTCACCGCCAACGATGCAGCGGACCGGGATTTGTTGAAGCGCTTCGGCGTCGTCGGACCTCCCGCCCTGCTGTTCTTCGGTCCAGACGGAGGAGAGCGCCGCGATCATCGCGTGGTCGGCTTTATTGAAGCAGATGCCTTTAACAAGCACCTACAGTCAATGCTAGGGCAAGGCGGCTGA
- a CDS encoding divalent-cation tolerance protein CutA: MDSQPLVVYCTCPDQTTAERIAEALVIERLAACANIVPGLISIFRWQGQIRRDPELLLILKTREAVYSLLEGRIRELHPHEVPEIVALPIQAGAADYLGWLTDNTGAPV; encoded by the coding sequence ATGGATAGCCAACCGCTCGTCGTTTATTGCACCTGTCCCGATCAGACGACCGCCGAACGCATCGCCGAGGCCCTGGTGATCGAGCGGCTGGCGGCCTGCGCTAATATCGTGCCGGGCTTGATCTCCATTTTCCGCTGGCAGGGCCAGATACGCCGCGACCCCGAGCTTCTGCTGATCCTCAAAACCCGGGAAGCGGTCTATTCCCTCTTGGAGGGCCGCATCCGCGAGCTTCACCCCCATGAGGTACCCGAAATCGTGGCGCTACCGATTCAGGCCGGTGCGGCGGACTATCTGGGCTGGCTCACCGACAATACCGGAGCGCCGGTATGA
- a CDS encoding co-chaperone GroES: protein MNIRPLHDRVLVKRVEEETKSPGGIVLPGAAAEKPSRGTVKAVGRGKLLDNGEVRSLDVKAGDQILFGKYSGSEVKVDGEELIIMREDEIMAVIE, encoded by the coding sequence ATGAACATTCGGCCCTTGCATGATCGGGTGCTGGTCAAGCGCGTTGAGGAAGAAACCAAGAGCCCAGGCGGCATCGTCCTGCCCGGCGCCGCTGCCGAGAAGCCGTCGCGCGGCACCGTGAAAGCGGTCGGCCGCGGCAAGCTGCTGGACAATGGCGAGGTGCGGTCTTTGGATGTCAAGGCCGGCGATCAAATCCTGTTCGGCAAGTATTCCGGTAGCGAAGTGAAGGTGGACGGCGAAGAGCTGATCATCATGCGCGAAGATGAAATCATGGCGGTTATCGAATAA
- the groL gene encoding chaperonin GroEL (60 kDa chaperone family; promotes refolding of misfolded polypeptides especially under stressful conditions; forms two stacked rings of heptamers to form a barrel-shaped 14mer; ends can be capped by GroES; misfolded proteins enter the barrel where they are refolded when GroES binds), with protein sequence MAAKDVKFGDDARSRMVRGINVLANAVKVTLGPRGRNVLLDKAFGAPTVTKDGVSVAKEIELEDKFENMGAQMVKEVASKTSDVAGDGTTTATVLAQAIVREGMKAIAAGMNPMDLKRGIDKAVVATVDELRKLSKPCADDKAIAQVGTISANADEAIGRIIADAMKKVGKEGVITVEEGKGLDNELDVVEGMQFDRGYISPYFINNQQSMNAELDSPYILLYDKKISNVRDMLPVLEGVAKASKPLLIVAEDVEGEALATLVVNTIRGIVKVAAVKAPGFGDRRKAMLQDIAILTGGQVISDEVGLSLEKTTLADLGTARKVVVAKENTTIIDGAGKTDEIKGRVEQIRRQIEEATSDYDKEKLQERVAKLAGGVAVIKVGAATEIEMKEKKARVEDALHATRAAVEEGVVAGGGVALIRALQAIKGLKGDNEDQNHGIAIALRAMEAPLREIVANAGEEPSVILNKVLQNSGNYGYNAATNQYGDMVEMGVLDPTKVTRFALQNAASVASLLITTEAMVAELPKKNEPAMPGGGMGGMGGMGDMM encoded by the coding sequence ATGGCTGCAAAAGACGTTAAATTCGGTGATGATGCCCGTTCGCGCATGGTGCGCGGCATCAATGTTCTGGCCAACGCCGTCAAGGTGACCTTGGGTCCGCGCGGCCGCAACGTGCTGCTGGACAAGGCGTTCGGCGCTCCCACCGTGACCAAGGACGGCGTGTCCGTCGCCAAGGAAATCGAGCTGGAAGACAAGTTCGAGAACATGGGCGCGCAGATGGTCAAGGAAGTCGCTTCCAAGACCTCCGATGTGGCCGGCGACGGCACCACCACCGCTACCGTACTGGCTCAGGCTATCGTCCGCGAAGGCATGAAGGCCATCGCCGCCGGCATGAACCCGATGGATCTCAAGCGCGGCATCGATAAGGCGGTCGTCGCCACCGTCGACGAACTGCGCAAGCTGTCCAAGCCCTGCGCCGATGACAAAGCCATCGCTCAGGTCGGCACTATTTCCGCAAACGCCGACGAAGCCATCGGCCGCATCATCGCTGACGCGATGAAGAAAGTCGGTAAGGAAGGCGTCATTACCGTCGAGGAAGGCAAGGGTCTGGACAACGAACTGGATGTCGTGGAAGGCATGCAGTTCGACCGTGGCTACATCTCCCCTTATTTCATCAACAATCAGCAGAGCATGAACGCCGAGCTGGATTCACCGTACATCCTGCTCTATGACAAGAAAATTTCCAATGTCCGCGACATGCTGCCGGTGCTGGAAGGCGTGGCCAAGGCCAGCAAACCGCTGTTGATCGTGGCGGAAGATGTCGAGGGCGAGGCGCTGGCCACCCTGGTGGTCAACACCATTCGCGGCATCGTCAAGGTGGCCGCCGTCAAGGCGCCGGGCTTCGGCGACCGCCGCAAGGCTATGTTGCAGGACATCGCCATTCTGACCGGCGGTCAGGTCATTTCCGATGAGGTCGGATTGAGCCTGGAGAAAACCACCCTGGCCGATCTGGGCACTGCCCGCAAGGTGGTGGTCGCCAAGGAAAACACCACCATCATCGACGGCGCCGGCAAGACCGACGAGATCAAGGGTCGGGTCGAACAGATTCGCCGCCAGATCGAGGAAGCCACCTCCGATTACGACAAAGAGAAGCTGCAAGAGCGCGTGGCCAAGCTGGCCGGCGGCGTGGCCGTCATCAAGGTCGGCGCGGCGACTGAAATCGAAATGAAGGAAAAGAAGGCGCGCGTCGAAGATGCGCTGCACGCGACCCGCGCGGCGGTCGAGGAAGGCGTGGTGGCCGGCGGCGGCGTGGCCTTGATTCGCGCGCTGCAAGCCATCAAGGGCCTCAAGGGCGATAACGAAGATCAGAACCACGGCATCGCCATCGCCCTGCGCGCCATGGAAGCGCCGCTGCGCGAGATCGTCGCCAACGCCGGTGAGGAACCTTCGGTCATCCTGAACAAGGTGCTGCAAAACAGCGGCAACTACGGTTACAACGCCGCCACCAACCAATATGGTGACATGGTGGAAATGGGCGTGCTGGACCCGACCAAGGTAACCCGCTTTGCCTTGCAAAACGCCGCCTCTGTGGCGTCTTTGCTGATCACCACCGAAGCGATGGTGGCCGAGCTGCCCAAGAAGAACGAGCCTGCCATGCCGGGTGGCGGCATGGGCGGCATGGGCGGCATGGGCGATATGATGTAA
- a CDS encoding GlsB/YeaQ/YmgE family stress response membrane protein: MGLPFWLQPDSTKGGSLGSIIMATIGAVVLPFLIGLIKKA, translated from the coding sequence ATGGGTCTGCCTTTTTGGTTACAACCTGACTCGACCAAGGGTGGCTCGCTCGGTTCGATTATTATGGCGACGATCGGAGCAGTGGTTCTCCCGTTCCTGATCGGTTTGATCAAGAAAGCCTAG